A segment of the Bos taurus isolate L1 Dominette 01449 registration number 42190680 breed Hereford chromosome 19, ARS-UCD2.0, whole genome shotgun sequence genome:
cagtcaatcctaaaggaaatcaaccctgaatattcattggaaggacagatgctgaagctgaagccccaatactttggccacctgatgcaaagaactgactcattagaaaagaccctgatgctgggaaagattgagggcaagaggagaagggggcaacagaggatgaaatgttggatggcatcactgactcaatggacgtgaatttgaacaagctcaggaagatagtgaaggacagagaagcctggcctgcttcagtttatgggtcacaaagagtccgacacgacttagtgactgaacaacaacagcaacaaatcatTCCCATTCTCCTCTGCCTCCAGCTATTGACTCACCACTTTGATTTTATGACCAAAGATTTCATCCTTTAGCACAGAAGTTCcattaagtgtcttttatttcatctttgcttCATTCTGGAACGCTCCTTAGAGGTTAGCATGAGGATGGTGGATACCAACTTCGTGTTCATATAAACCCAGCCCTGCAATGGACATTTATTTTCTGCTTCACAATACAGGAGGGAATTGAGTAGGTATTATAAAACACATCAGTTGTAATTCCCTTTCCTcactttccaaagaatattttgaGGAGTACTAGAATTAACTGATAACAGGATGTTCaagagtcagtcagttcagtcgcccagttgtgtccaactcttttcgaccccatggatggcagcacaccaggctttcctgtccataatcaactcctggagcttgcctaaactcatgtctatcaagtcggtgattccatccaaccatctcatcctctgttatccccttcttctcctgccttcaatctttccctgcatcagggtcttttccagtgagtcagttcttcgcatcaggtggccaaagtattggaacttcagcttcaacagttGGTAATAAATGACTCAAGGATTCTCCGGGAACCACAGAGTGATGGTTATAGAGATTCCTTTATTATAGGACAtctcagtctttttaattttctaaggtGCTGTATATACCTTCCATATGTTGATAACACATGCAACACTATTTGACCAttgaatattttttcccctttgggcATCTGAAGGGACTAATTATCAACGTGTCACTTATTTAGGAAATGATCTAATATCCTATGCCAGTAAGGGACATTGcaagaaataaaattcaattatatCATTCTCCAGGTTAGAAACAGGGCCTTGGACTTGTTCAAGAGCTCATGGATTGTGGGTTACAAAGTGGGGACTGGAGTTCAGGATGCCTTACACCTtatgatgtgctgtgctgtgctgtgcttagttgctctgtcatgtccaactctttgcaaccccgtggactctagcccaccaggctcctgtgtccatggggattctccaggcaagaatactggagtggttgccatgccctcctccaggggatcttcccaacccagggatcaaacccaggtctttcacaatgcaggcagattttttattgtCAGAGCCACCACAAAAGCTTAATAATACTGGAGAGGAtaacctgtcccttctccaggggatcctcctgacccaggaatcagacccaggggtcttctgcattgcaagcagattctataccagctgagctaccagggaagcccacaccttATGCTAATAACTGTCTTTCCAATTATGTATTGCTTTTATATCCTTGATGATTTAAAGAATTGTCCACAGAATCATATACGaatgaactgaatatttttgGTGACACCTCAAGAAGCCAAATGACATAAAATTGGTATTCTGGGATACCTAACCCATTAATTGGCATACTTGAGGACTTAAGGGAATAGTGTCTAAATACTGATTTATTCTTTTAATCATATATTTTGACTGTAGATAGACAAGGAAAACCACCTTTTAAAGGCCACTGCTAAAAGcacaataataaagaaaaaccaCAGCGCTACACTACATTTATTGACATTTTGAGAAATCCCAGTACCCCAATATCAATAACAGAtaccaaagaaaagaaagctgcaACAATGACTTCATCACTGaagaatgaaaaattttattaaatccaAAGGCCGATGAGTTGTTGAAACATTTCAGAAGATATTTATAGTAAAGTATTACACATTTCTTTTCACACTGTAGGACTTCTGTTCATATCCAGAtctatgaaatatttttgtttttttattataaatcaatttCCATGTTAGGAAAATTATGTAGCTTTTGACATGAGGTGGTAGACTGGGTTATGGGTGCTAGTGGTTAGAAGTTTGTTGGGACTCTACACTGGCTAACTTTGAAGTGCCATTGTCTTAGGATTTCCATCAGAAGATTTTTAACAGGTGGGTTGGCAGCAGGTGGGCTCACAGATGGGCTCAATGCAGGTGGGCTGGCAGCAGCAGGCTGGGCGGCAGCAGGACTGTCCACAGTAGGATGGGCGGCAGCAGGAGGCCTGGGCATAGTACAGCTGGCAGCAGGAGGGGGGTGTGCAGCTCACCACAcagcagggaggcaggctggtgCCCTCCACACGGCAGTCAGGGCGGCACCACCTGGTGCGGCTGCTCACAGCTCCGCTGCTACCCACCTGGCCATAGCCAATGCTGCCACCAATGCCACAGCCGGTCTCACAGCCACTGGTCTGGAGGCAGGTTGGCTGGCAGCAGCTGGTCTGACTGCAGGTTGATCGGCAGCAGCTGGAGCCACAGGTCCCAGCAGTGGAACAGATGGGAAAGCCACAGAAGCTAGTAGAACAGCAGGCCATGGTGTCAGGGGTTAGGCTGAGAGCTGGGATGCTTGGAGAAGTTTCTGAGTTTGGTCTGCTTGTTCCACTCAGGCCTTTTATAGAGTTTTGCCACTTCCTGTTTTTGTGATGGACAGCATTTTTATCTTATTACTCTTTCAAACAATCTTTTCCAGGGCCCTCTGATTGTGGAAATAatgagttattttaaatatatctccaAAATGGATTTTCCTTATTGCTCAGCTAATACTCACCAAACGTGTTTGTCTTTGGTAAAAATACtgatgttttgttttcaaataatgcTGTAATTTCTCTTCAAGTCTCAGCCTTTGTTTTATGCTTATGATTACATCACTGTCACTCATAAGACAATGTGACTATGGGATCATATTTTCCAAACCTTCAGTCTCCAGAATAAAATTATTAACCATTGATTGTCCTGTGTCTAAGCCTTCCTACTTCTTTTAGGTAATTGAAATTATAGTTTCTACAAGCAGTCAGATAGAAACTGATAAACTCCACATTCATAGGAATTCATAGATCTTTCCAGAAACTGGATCTCTCCAATTTCTATGATCTCTCTTGAACTTCACACATTCAGACTTGATGAAACACTTATCACTGAGGAGAGTATGAAATCTCCATCCCAATTTACTGTATTTTGTTGTTAATATTAAtaacacaaatttaaaagaaggacTAAAATTCATACCCACTAATTagggaaaaaagtcacaaaaattttaTGTGTAACTGACATTTCTCTCTGAAGGATAAGAATCACTTCTCTATGGATTATCTGAGCAGTATTTATTTCTCAAAAGTGGGATTCATTTTCaatttatgtcattttttatGTAACTACAACTTGTTTCCTATGAAAGGATGATATTAGACCAAAGAGCATGAGGATTGAATTTAGGAAAGAGAACCAATAAAATAAGAAGCAGAAGCTAGGGAACACTTTTTTTGGATCACAGTCTTATAAGGCAGAttagagttggacactacttaatgactgaacaactgcaaCAAAGGGAATGGATGATCAAGTGTCATTCAGTAGATACAAGTGCAAAGAGATCAAGATAAATTTCAGCAAAACAAAGGTCAAAACAATTCTTGGTGGTTTCCAAAAGTACGTGATTTTCCATTAGAATTTTGGAGTTatataggaaaaaatgaaaaaagtggtGGTCAAAAGCATACGTTATTGCTACTTGTGGTAGGTTTGTTCTTGCCTTCCAACCCTGAGTAGAAGCACATAGTTAGCTTTTATGAGGTGGAGGTTTGGTTTGTACAGCGATAGAATTACAGTAAAGAGTGATTCATGGCAGCGTCAATAAAGATGTCCTCATCATGGTAACCATGACTGCAGGTGTGATGTTAAAGGATGGTTAGGGGAATCACTGAATGTTAGAGATCAAAAACTTAATATATCATTTTGTCCAACCATTTAATTTTATAGGTTTGGAAACTGACATCATTCTTTTTATAAATAGCACGTGTTTATTGAATACTATTATGCCTGGGGCACTGAAGGATTATGTAGAAGGGAAGACCCAATCTGCTGCCTCATATCTTATTCTAGTGCACAAATTGGCATAGTACCAATAAGCCAGAGTTGAACATAGGAACAGGATGTTCCTATGGAGATGCAGaccagagaacagacttgtggacccaGTGGGCAAAGGAGAGGTTTGGACAAATAGAGAGAGTAGcgctgaaacatatatattaccatatgtaaaacagatagccagtgggaatatGCTGTATgtcacagggagctcaaacttgGTGCTCTGGGACTGTCTAGagaggagggatggggtgggaagtgagAAGGAGGTtaaagagggagaggacatacatgggcctatggctgattcatgttgatgtatggcagaaaccaacacaatattgcaaagaaattatcctccaattaaaaataaataaatctgaaaaaagatTGATGttgtgaaacagaaaaaaagaaggaaacattcAGCCTCAAGGTTCTAAATTGAAATATTAATGTTGTGGTGTGAACTGTTTCTAATTTCCTCTCAGCATCAGTTGATATTAGAATGCTATggagtttaggattgactgcACTTTGGAGAGGCTGAGAGCTTGCTCCATTCACACAGCCAGTACACAGCCAGAAGAGATAGGTATAAAACTTCTATTCCTCATTCCTAGAtcagttcattttattttaaactgtgtTGTTTTCCAGGATCAATTAAAGTTAGTAAAACTCACtgtcttctctgttttcttctaacaTTTCTGTGTGGTTTTAAACACACAGCAAgtaagtataaatatttaaaaattgttttaagcaTCTTCTGACCAGAAGAGTTTCCCATAGATCTgcaatttctaagtattttattcccaGTTGTTTCTTGTTTCCTAAATTCAGATTGGTTCATTCTCCACCTGGGTTTCTATGTCTGCCATattctttgtgtcttttttatTCCATGGTAATATCTCAGTTAACTCTTACTGTGTATCACTTAGACCATGGCAGTGGTCTCTTGATTGCTTCTGTATAGTCATTATTATGTCTAGCCTTTGGCCCCTTGTTTTTATAAACATCTACCACAGAAATCATCCTTATGCCCAACTCCTGCCATCCATTCCCCTGCCCTAAGGCTTTCAACAGTTCTttgtgtttgttgaataaatggcaTATTCCTTTGGCTAGTTCTAAAAGCACACAAACTTTCTAAAATGAGTTTCCATTATTACTTTACCTATATCCCACTCTAATCATCTCTGAACAACTTCTCTATACCTTTGTCAATACTGTTTGCATTATTGAAAATGCCATCTTCCCTGAGATCTGGACACCTAAATCTTAACTCATATGAAATGTTAGCTTCTTTTTCAATCTTTCTTGTTCTCCCCAATCGATAGCAACTTCTCTGTTGACAGTGTGTTGTACATTTTCATATTCTAATCATTGGTTAATTACTGTGAGTTTGTTTCATCTCCTGGAAATTCCTTGAATAGGGTGACATTAACCCAACTTTAATACAGTCTATGGTTTGCAGACAGTAGGCAATCAGTCTATTTTTGTTATGCTTACATTTAATGCAAAAAATAGAATAAGTAAAACCAAAGTTGAGTTTGCTGGGCCAAAAAAGAGAAGTttattagaaaacaaacatgctGCAAGACTTAAGATCTAAGAAGGGGAGAAGGAAGTTGTTACTATTACTTGAGAACAGCCCAAGCCTTAATagatgaacctgcatctccagttCCTAGTTGATGTGAGGTCTTAAGGGCTCAGGGCAAGAGGTTTGTTAGGTAGAG
Coding sequences within it:
- the LOC788284 gene encoding keratin, high-sulfur matrix protein, B2C; the encoded protein is MACCSTSFCGFPICSTAGTCGSSCCRSTCSQTSCCQPTCLQTSGCETGCGIGGSIGYGQVGSSGAVSSRTRWCRPDCRVEGTSLPPCCVVSCTPPSCCQLYYAQASCCRPSYCGQSCCRPACCCQPTCIEPICEPTCCQPTC